A genomic window from Brassica oleracea var. oleracea cultivar TO1000 chromosome C8, BOL, whole genome shotgun sequence includes:
- the LOC106308423 gene encoding squamosa promoter-binding-like protein 8, with protein MLDYEWDNTSAIMGSGEERHHHQDLDTTRALSIFDPTQTNHHQSPYNNFSPPLFSSQQHLTVVYGHHQTAHNIPTNQFHHSFYDPNPYSSSSSDSIYHAHSSASALFSFDQSGPAGSGSSYNFLVPKTEVDVSRSLDFSTSNRIGLNLGGRTYFSAGDDDFVSRLYRRSRPGELLGMGNSLSTTTTTPRCQAERCNADLSHAKHYHRRHKVCEFHSKASTVVAAGLSQRFCQQCSRFHLLSEFDNGKRSCRKRLADHNRRRRKCHQSASASGKHTPDIITTPKSANDSGVKSSSASPSSGPTPISLECFRQRQFQTTASSSTSAIWSSLAPTYNI; from the exons ATGTTGGACTACGAATGGGACAACACCTCCGCCATAATGGGATCCGGAGAAGAACGACACCATCACCAGGACCTTGACACAACCCGAGCCTTGTCCATTTTCGACCCGACCCAAACCAATCATCACCAGTCCCCTTACAACAACTTTTCTCCACCGCTGTTTTCTTCCCAACAACATTTGACCGTCGTATATGGTCATCATCAGACCGCTCATAATATCCCAACAAACCAGTTTCATCACTCCTTCTACGACCCTAATCCTTACTCCTCCAGCTCATCCGATTCCATCTACCATGCTCACTCTTCTGCTTCAGCCTTGTTCTCTTTCGACCAAAGTGGACCAGCAGGATCCGGATCTTCTTACAACTTCCTCGTACCCAAGACGGAAGTGGACGTCTCTCGGTCGCTCGATTTCAGCACGTCAAACAGGATAGGCCTGAATCTGGGAGGACGCACTTACTTCTCGGCCGGAGACGACGATTTCGTGAGCAGGCTGTACAGGAGGTCTCGACCCGGCGAGCTGCTGGGAATGGGGAACTCGCTTAGCACTACTACTACTACTCCACGGTGCCAAGCGGAGAGATGCAACGCCGATCTGAGCCACGCCAAACACTACCACCGCCGCCACAAAGTGTGCGAATTCCACTCAAAAGCTTCGACGGTTGTGGCTGCGGGGCTCAGCCAGCGCTTTTGTCAGCAATGTAGCAG GTTCCATTTGCTGTCGGAATTCGACAACGGGAAACGGAGCTGCCGTAAGCGACTTGCTGACCATAACCGCCGCCGCCGTAAATGTCACCAGTCAGCCTCCGCCAGCGGCAAACACACTCCGGATATTATCACCACTCCAA AGTCAGCGAACGATTCGGGTGTAAAGTCGTCGTCAGCGTCTCCATCCAGCGGGCCGACCCCAATTTCTTTGGAATGTTTCCGGCAGAGGCAGTTCCAAACCACAGCGTCGTCTTCCACGTCCGCAATATGGAGTAGCTTAGCTCCTACGTATAATATTTAA
- the LOC106308428 gene encoding uncharacterized protein LOC106308428 — MEKVCCMCGDVGFSDKLFRCGHCRNRFQHSYCSNYYSEFAEPTEICDWCQSDDKKLSSVAKHGGSSFSSSKKKKASSSVNYESGVTNQSEYPSGGGIKHDNNHHDQVAKSVVAGPAGGGVPSPRTATRRYKLLKDVRC; from the exons ATGGAGAAAGTGTGCTGCATGTGCGGCGACGTCGGATTTTCCGACAAACTATTCCGCTGCGGGCACTGCCGCAACCGCTTTCAACACTC CTATTGTAGTAATTACTACAGTGAGTTTGCGGAGCCGACCGAGATTTGCGACTGGTGCCAGAGCGACGACAAAAAGCTGAGCAGCGTTGCTAAACACGGCGGATCTTCTTTTTCTTCTTCAAAGAAGAAGAAGGCTTCTTCCTCCGTAAATTACGAGAGCGGGGTCACAAACCAATCGGAGTATCCTTCCGGTGGCGGGATCAAGCATGACAATAACCATCACGATCAAGTGGCCAAGAGCGTTGTTGCCGGACCTGCAGGAGGCGGCGTGCCGTCGCCGAGGACGGCCACGCGAAGGTACAAGCTTCTCAAGGATGTCAGGTGTTAG